In one Spirosoma rigui genomic region, the following are encoded:
- the pruA gene encoding L-glutamate gamma-semialdehyde dehydrogenase, translating into MSFGFFNALPPANEPVKEYRPGSSERESLKKALAEFRSQEADIPMYIGGKEVRTGNKLRVSPPHDHQHTLGYFHEGDAGHVQQAIDAALSAKQAWADLAWEHRASIFLKAADLIAGPYRARINAATMLGQSKNAYQAEIDSACEFIDFLRFNVQFATDIYKQQPNSSAGVWNRLEYRPLEGFVFALTPFNFTAIAGNLPTSAALMGNTVVWKPAYTQVLSAQVIMEALKEAGLPDGVINLIYVDGPVAGDVIFKHPDFAGIHFTGSTNVFQTIWSEIGANINTYKTYPRIVGETGGKDFVLVHESADADEVATGLVRGAFEYQGQKCSAASRAYIPSTLWPAVEARVKQFLSQITMGGVEDFTNFVNAVIDERSFKKITAYIDEAKSSEKVSVIAGGNYSGEKGYFVEPTVLLVSDPTYRTMCEEIFGPVLSVYVYEPSTFEEILKVVDQTSPYALTGSIFAKDRQVIEHVSKTLQNAAGNFYINDKPTGAVVGQQPFGGARASGTNDKAGSALNLYRWVSARTIKETYVSPKSFEYPFLQAD; encoded by the coding sequence ATGTCTTTCGGATTTTTCAATGCACTCCCGCCAGCCAACGAGCCGGTAAAAGAATACCGTCCGGGCTCCAGCGAGCGAGAATCTCTTAAAAAGGCGCTGGCCGAGTTTCGATCGCAGGAAGCCGATATTCCAATGTATATCGGTGGTAAAGAAGTTCGTACGGGTAATAAACTGCGAGTTTCTCCTCCCCACGATCACCAGCATACACTGGGCTATTTCCACGAGGGGGATGCCGGCCACGTTCAACAGGCAATTGATGCGGCCTTATCGGCAAAACAGGCGTGGGCCGATCTTGCCTGGGAACACCGGGCCAGTATTTTTCTGAAAGCGGCTGATCTGATCGCCGGACCCTACCGGGCCCGGATCAACGCGGCTACGATGCTGGGTCAATCGAAAAATGCCTATCAGGCAGAAATTGATTCCGCTTGTGAGTTTATCGATTTCCTTCGATTCAATGTTCAGTTTGCCACTGATATTTATAAACAGCAGCCAAACTCGTCGGCTGGTGTCTGGAACCGACTGGAATACCGGCCCCTGGAAGGGTTCGTTTTTGCCCTGACACCGTTTAACTTCACCGCTATCGCCGGTAATTTGCCCACATCTGCCGCATTGATGGGGAACACGGTAGTTTGGAAACCTGCCTATACCCAGGTGCTGTCAGCTCAGGTAATCATGGAAGCGTTGAAGGAAGCAGGCTTACCAGATGGCGTGATCAACCTGATTTATGTCGACGGTCCCGTTGCGGGCGACGTAATCTTCAAACATCCGGACTTTGCTGGTATTCACTTTACCGGGAGTACCAACGTTTTTCAAACGATCTGGAGTGAAATTGGAGCTAATATAAACACCTATAAAACGTATCCCCGGATAGTAGGTGAAACAGGGGGCAAGGATTTTGTTTTGGTCCACGAATCAGCCGATGCTGACGAAGTGGCTACCGGCTTGGTACGGGGCGCTTTCGAATATCAGGGTCAAAAGTGTTCTGCTGCGTCACGGGCCTATATTCCATCGACACTTTGGCCGGCAGTAGAAGCTCGCGTAAAACAGTTCCTGAGTCAAATCACCATGGGCGGGGTTGAGGATTTCACCAATTTCGTCAATGCAGTTATTGACGAGCGGTCCTTTAAAAAGATTACCGCATACATTGACGAGGCAAAGAGCAGTGAGAAGGTAAGCGTGATAGCAGGAGGAAACTACAGTGGTGAAAAAGGCTATTTCGTTGAGCCAACCGTATTATTGGTTAGTGACCCTACCTATAGAACGATGTGCGAGGAAATTTTTGGACCTGTATTGTCAGTGTACGTGTACGAGCCATCAACCTTCGAAGAAATCTTGAAAGTTGTAGACCAAACATCGCCTTACGCGCTAACAGGGTCGATTTTCGCAAAAGACCGGCAGGTGATCGAACACGTATCGAAGACTCTGCAAAACGCTGCCGGCAACTTTTACATCAATGATAAACCGACAGGTGCGGTGGTTGGCCAGCAACCATTTGGTGGAGCACGGGCATCGGGTACAAACGATAAGGCAGGATCCGCTCTGAATCTATATCGTTGGGTATCAGCTCGTACGATCAAAGAAACTTACGTATCGCCAAAATCATTTGAGTACCCGTTTTTACAGGCTGATTAA
- a CDS encoding CheR family methyltransferase — translation MSTVHTITPDELDELIKAIRRHYGYDFSDYSRASFQRQVLRCMTKAGIPTNADMVEKLLQDKPFFDWFLESVTVNVTEMFRDPGFYSDLRTNIIPVLASYPIIKIWHAGCSTGEEVYSMAILLQEAGLLNRTRLYATDINPANLDKARQGIIPLQAMKEYTANYMQAGGTNQFSAYYTARYNHAIIHKELRQNIIFLQHNLVTDQVFNEFHLICCRNVLIYFNRDLQNRVFRLFADSLAPLGYLALGLKESLLMTDVRSAFEMVGPKTKLYRRKT, via the coding sequence ATGAGTACTGTCCATACGATAACTCCCGACGAGCTGGATGAGCTGATTAAGGCCATACGGCGTCACTACGGCTACGACTTTAGCGACTATTCGCGGGCTTCGTTTCAGCGGCAGGTACTCCGATGCATGACTAAAGCCGGTATTCCGACCAATGCCGATATGGTCGAAAAACTCCTGCAGGACAAGCCATTCTTCGACTGGTTCCTGGAGTCGGTGACGGTCAACGTAACGGAAATGTTTCGCGACCCGGGGTTTTATTCGGACCTGCGCACCAACATCATTCCGGTGCTGGCTTCCTACCCCATCATCAAAATCTGGCACGCGGGTTGCTCGACCGGCGAGGAGGTTTACTCGATGGCGATCTTGCTGCAGGAAGCCGGACTGCTCAACCGTACCCGGCTCTACGCTACCGATATAAACCCGGCCAATCTCGACAAGGCCCGGCAGGGTATCATACCGCTACAGGCCATGAAAGAATATACGGCCAACTACATGCAGGCGGGCGGGACCAACCAGTTTTCGGCGTACTATACGGCGCGCTACAATCACGCAATTATCCACAAAGAACTGCGTCAGAACATCATTTTCTTACAGCACAATTTGGTCACCGACCAGGTATTCAATGAGTTTCATCTGATCTGCTGCCGCAACGTGCTCATCTACTTCAACCGGGATTTGCAGAATCGCGTATTCCGGCTGTTTGCTGATTCGCTGGCCCCGTTAGGCTACCTGGCGCTGGGTTTGAAAGAATCGCTGCTTATGACCGATGTCCGGTCAGCTTTTGAAATGGTTGGACCGAAGACAAAGCTGTACAGACGCAAAACCTAA
- a CDS encoding glycoside hydrolase family 2 protein: MIPYHRLIGFTGIALFGVAPVTMAQTKVQSMTISPAPIMSRWEKQLTPENAWREYPRPQLVRRQWQNLNGLWEYAITAKTAPAPVTFSGQILVPFAVESTVSKVTKPLLPDQRLWYRRAVSVPRDWSGQRVLLHFGAVDYECSLWVNGGLVGSHTGGSDAFTFDVTDYLKDGQNQLLLGVTDPTSTGEQPRGKQLMNPNGIWYTPVSGIWQTVWMEPVPKRQYIEEVRLTPELDSGRVRAEVLLNQPADNATTAIRLTAMEGNQSVATTLVRSGTVAYLTIPNAKLWSPDQPFLYDLKAELVTVTDPFGDTPRNKRPRQDEAIRSAYAKATVAGTALDVVTSYFAMRKISAGPGPVANQPVLLLNNKFVFQNGPLDQGWWPGSLLTPPSDAAMTFEIDFLKKSGFNMLRKHIKVEPDRYYYLCDKLGMLVWQDMPSGFLEGQNEAPGDQSEPLRRSKGKEQFELELRRMMNQLHSHPSIVTWVVHNEGWGQYDNERLAAWVKGLDPSRVVNAASGWNDRGAGDFYDIHTYEEEPRSPAPKTNRVVVIGEFGGIGWPVQGHLWNPNMRNWGYQTYHSAEEVLKAYRKKYAKIVEYYQKGALSAAVYTQTTDVEGEVNGLLTYDREVIKIPVETLQQIHAPLFK, encoded by the coding sequence ATGATACCCTATCACCGCTTAATCGGTTTCACTGGCATTGCGCTGTTTGGCGTGGCACCTGTGACAATGGCCCAGACGAAGGTCCAGTCAATGACAATCAGCCCGGCTCCTATTATGAGTCGTTGGGAGAAGCAGCTTACACCCGAAAACGCATGGCGTGAATACCCGCGGCCCCAGCTGGTACGTCGTCAGTGGCAAAACCTGAACGGGCTGTGGGAATATGCCATCACAGCCAAGACAGCACCGGCGCCTGTCACATTCAGCGGGCAAATTCTGGTGCCGTTTGCCGTTGAGTCTACCGTTTCGAAAGTGACTAAGCCGCTTTTGCCCGATCAGCGGCTTTGGTACCGCCGGGCGGTTAGCGTCCCGCGCGACTGGTCCGGCCAGCGGGTGTTGCTGCATTTTGGCGCGGTCGATTACGAGTGTAGCTTGTGGGTAAACGGTGGGCTGGTGGGTTCGCACACGGGTGGTTCCGATGCGTTTACATTCGACGTTACGGACTACCTCAAAGATGGTCAGAACCAACTGCTGCTGGGCGTAACCGACCCTACCTCTACCGGCGAACAGCCACGGGGTAAACAGCTTATGAATCCCAACGGCATCTGGTACACGCCCGTATCGGGAATCTGGCAAACGGTTTGGATGGAGCCTGTACCGAAACGGCAGTATATCGAAGAGGTTCGGCTGACGCCGGAGCTTGACTCTGGCCGGGTCCGGGCGGAGGTACTGCTCAACCAGCCCGCCGATAACGCAACGACCGCCATCCGGCTTACGGCTATGGAGGGCAATCAATCAGTGGCCACTACGTTAGTTCGCTCCGGTACAGTGGCTTACCTGACCATACCGAATGCCAAGCTATGGTCGCCCGATCAGCCTTTTCTGTATGATTTAAAAGCTGAACTGGTAACCGTTACCGATCCGTTTGGGGATACGCCCCGCAATAAACGGCCGCGCCAGGATGAGGCTATCCGGAGTGCTTACGCCAAGGCTACTGTCGCGGGGACAGCGCTGGACGTAGTCACGAGTTATTTTGCCATGCGCAAGATTTCCGCTGGCCCCGGGCCGGTGGCCAACCAGCCGGTTCTGCTGCTGAACAACAAGTTTGTGTTTCAGAACGGCCCGCTCGACCAGGGCTGGTGGCCGGGTAGTTTACTCACGCCCCCCTCCGATGCGGCTATGACCTTCGAGATCGACTTTCTGAAAAAGTCAGGCTTCAACATGCTGCGCAAACACATCAAGGTGGAGCCAGACCGGTACTATTACCTCTGCGATAAGTTGGGAATGCTGGTTTGGCAGGATATGCCATCGGGCTTTCTGGAAGGGCAGAACGAAGCCCCCGGCGACCAGTCAGAGCCGTTACGCCGGTCGAAAGGTAAGGAGCAATTTGAACTGGAACTGCGCCGGATGATGAACCAACTGCACAGCCACCCGAGCATTGTTACGTGGGTAGTACACAACGAAGGCTGGGGCCAGTACGACAACGAGCGGCTGGCAGCCTGGGTGAAAGGGCTCGATCCAAGCCGGGTCGTGAACGCGGCCAGCGGCTGGAACGACCGGGGGGCGGGGGACTTCTATGACATCCATACCTACGAAGAAGAGCCCCGCTCACCCGCCCCTAAAACGAACCGGGTGGTGGTCATTGGCGAATTTGGTGGTATAGGCTGGCCGGTTCAGGGGCATCTCTGGAATCCAAATATGCGTAACTGGGGTTACCAGACCTACCACTCGGCCGAGGAAGTTTTAAAAGCGTACCGAAAGAAATACGCCAAAATTGTGGAGTACTACCAGAAAGGTGCGCTCTCAGCCGCCGTTTATACGCAGACCACGGATGTGGAAGGCGAAGTGAACGGACTGCTGACGTATGACCGGGAGGTGATCAAGATTCCGGTCGAGACGCTTCAGCAGATCCATGCCCCCTTGTTCAAGTAG
- a CDS encoding glutaminase family protein → MPSKKIVKSCVLLALTVFTALSHAQSLRPPAYPLVTHDPYLSIWSTTDKLTDSPTRHWTGKAQSLEGIVRVDGKAYQFLGAVPTQYQAVLPTGESGPYPAKYTFTKPAAGWETASFNDAGWSSAQGPFGDTPEAKTRWENSQTNKEGIYVRREFTYDGKLDPSKLILSLNHDDAVDIYLNGIRILNKPGYVGEYITMPFPAEGQKALRTGKNVLAVHCVSPGGGSFIDVGILNPIVSKAMTTATQTGVTVSATQTNYTFTAGPIALTVNFLSPLLLDELEVTARPITYLTVSARSVDGKSHSVQFYLGAAGTLATNSPDQPIMASQGTTSGLRWLNMGTKEQALLAKKGDNIRIDWGYAYLAVPQQSGVQLTPGAMTDLKNTFTTTGTLPADKQTTGSARDFGVAVSIPAGSVGTSPVQKHLMLAYDDLYSVQYFGQNLRPWWRRDEKTTMPALLQTAESDYTRLKLKSTAFDAKLYADAQRAGGKQYADLCALAYRQAIAAHKIVAGPKGEVLFFSKENFSNGSIGTVDITYPSAPLFLLYNPTLLKGMMEPIFQYSESGRWTKPFAAHDVGTYPLANGQTYGEDMPVEECGNMLLLAGAITKAEGNATYAKQHWKTLTTWVEYLKKEGFDPANQLCTDDFAGHIARNANLSIKAILGIAAYGQMAGVLGDHSTAESYSKTARDMAARWQKLAADKNHYDLTFENASDTWSQKYNLVWDKLLGLNVFPKAVAQQEIRYYLTKQKSYGLPLDSRKTYTKSDWIMWTATLADSNTDFQAFISPVWRFANETPSRVPLTDWHETTDAKQVGFQARSVVGGYFIKMLDGRLKAQK, encoded by the coding sequence ATGCCGTCAAAAAAGATAGTCAAATCCTGTGTACTTCTGGCGCTTACCGTATTCACCGCACTGAGTCATGCCCAAAGCCTCCGTCCGCCCGCTTATCCGCTCGTCACCCACGACCCATATCTGAGTATATGGAGCACAACCGATAAACTCACTGACTCACCAACCCGCCATTGGACGGGTAAGGCACAATCGCTGGAAGGAATTGTGCGGGTTGATGGTAAAGCCTATCAGTTTCTCGGCGCTGTTCCCACCCAGTACCAGGCCGTACTGCCAACGGGCGAATCAGGACCATACCCCGCTAAATATACCTTTACCAAACCAGCAGCTGGCTGGGAAACAGCGAGTTTCAATGATGCGGGCTGGTCGTCTGCCCAGGGCCCGTTCGGGGATACGCCCGAAGCAAAAACCCGCTGGGAAAACAGCCAGACGAACAAAGAAGGGATTTACGTCCGGCGCGAATTTACCTATGATGGTAAACTCGATCCATCAAAACTGATACTATCGCTCAACCACGACGATGCAGTCGATATTTATCTGAATGGTATCCGAATCCTAAATAAACCCGGCTACGTTGGCGAATACATTACCATGCCATTTCCGGCCGAAGGACAAAAAGCGCTGCGGACTGGTAAAAACGTCCTGGCTGTTCACTGCGTGAGCCCCGGTGGCGGTTCCTTTATCGATGTTGGGATTCTGAACCCCATCGTTTCCAAAGCGATGACGACGGCGACGCAAACGGGTGTTACCGTATCGGCTACCCAAACGAATTATACCTTTACGGCGGGCCCCATAGCGCTGACGGTTAATTTTCTTTCACCCCTGTTGCTGGATGAACTGGAGGTTACCGCCCGCCCGATAACGTACCTGACCGTTAGTGCCCGCTCCGTTGATGGAAAATCCCACTCTGTTCAATTCTACCTCGGGGCGGCCGGAACACTGGCAACCAATTCGCCCGATCAGCCGATTATGGCCAGTCAGGGTACGACGTCGGGACTACGTTGGCTTAACATGGGAACAAAGGAACAGGCATTGCTGGCAAAGAAAGGTGACAATATCCGGATTGACTGGGGGTATGCCTATCTGGCCGTACCGCAGCAGTCGGGTGTTCAGTTGACGCCCGGTGCTATGACGGACCTCAAAAATACGTTCACCACCACGGGTACACTACCCGCCGATAAGCAAACAACGGGTTCGGCTCGTGATTTTGGCGTCGCCGTAAGCATCCCCGCTGGTTCTGTGGGTACTTCGCCCGTTCAGAAACACCTGATGCTGGCGTATGATGATCTTTATTCGGTGCAGTATTTTGGTCAGAACCTGCGTCCCTGGTGGCGTCGCGATGAGAAAACGACTATGCCGGCCCTGCTTCAAACTGCCGAAAGCGACTACACGCGGCTAAAACTGAAAAGCACCGCCTTTGACGCTAAACTTTATGCCGACGCGCAGAGAGCAGGTGGTAAACAGTACGCTGATTTGTGTGCGTTGGCGTATCGGCAGGCTATTGCAGCGCACAAAATTGTGGCTGGGCCGAAGGGGGAAGTTCTGTTCTTCTCTAAGGAAAATTTTTCCAACGGCTCCATCGGTACGGTCGACATAACGTATCCGTCTGCTCCCCTGTTTCTGCTCTATAACCCAACCCTGTTGAAGGGCATGATGGAGCCTATTTTTCAGTATTCCGAGAGTGGCCGCTGGACTAAGCCGTTTGCGGCCCATGACGTGGGTACCTATCCACTCGCTAACGGACAAACGTACGGCGAAGACATGCCGGTAGAAGAGTGCGGTAATATGCTGTTGCTGGCTGGTGCGATCACGAAGGCCGAAGGAAACGCGACGTATGCCAAACAACACTGGAAAACACTGACAACCTGGGTTGAGTATTTGAAAAAGGAAGGTTTCGATCCCGCGAATCAACTCTGTACCGATGATTTTGCCGGTCATATTGCCCGTAATGCCAACCTGTCGATTAAAGCCATTCTGGGTATTGCTGCCTATGGACAGATGGCAGGGGTACTGGGAGACCATTCAACGGCTGAGTCTTATAGTAAAACGGCCCGGGACATGGCGGCCAGATGGCAAAAACTAGCCGCCGACAAAAACCACTATGACCTGACGTTTGAGAATGCCAGCGATACCTGGAGCCAGAAATATAATCTGGTGTGGGACAAACTGCTGGGGTTGAATGTATTTCCGAAAGCCGTAGCGCAGCAGGAAATCAGGTATTACCTGACTAAACAAAAATCCTACGGTCTACCGCTCGACAGCCGCAAGACCTACACCAAATCGGACTGGATTATGTGGACAGCTACGCTGGCCGACTCTAACACCGATTTTCAGGCGTTCATCAGTCCGGTTTGGCGCTTCGCCAATGAAACGCCCAGCCGGGTGCCGCTTACCGACTGGCACGAAACGACCGATGCCAAGCAGGTTGGTTTTCAGGCTCGGTCTGTGGTAGGTGGCTATTTCATCAAGATGCTGGACGGACGATTGAAAGCACAAAAGTAA
- a CDS encoding glycoside hydrolase family 127 protein, giving the protein MKKGYLLLASLLLIGSVQAQDYPIVPVPFTSVSINGGFWQPRLATNRTVTIPFDFKKCEETGRIDNFAVAGKIKEGSFHGLRYDDSDVFKVVEGASYSLQTQYDAKLDHYLDSLITLFAAAQEPDGYLYTIRTILKDGANAKDNQAGPTRFSYVAGSHELYNVGHMYEAAVAHFQATGKRTLLNVALKNADYLMKTIGPDKLIVVPGHQEIEIGLVKLYRTTNDQRYLDFARFLLDMRGRSDKRPLFPDPAQTGQGSSYLQDHLPVTQQKEAVGHSVRAGYMYAAMTDIAAIQQDKAYTEALKTIWNDVVERKQYLTGGLGARGHGEAFGEAYELPNDVAYAETCAAVANMLWNHRMFLLTGEAKFMDVFERVLYNGFLAGVSLDGDSFFYVNPLASDGKRKFNVGQAATRAPWFGTSCCPTNVVRFLPSLPGYAYATTGKDLFVNLFLTNSAKLLVDKKPVVLEQKTSYPWSGSVALTVRPRAAQTFDLMVRIPSWTLGKPMPGNLYAYVNAIGAAPTLKVNGKRVTYSMDNGYARIHRNWKPGDQVELIMEMPVRQVIARSEVKDDSGRVAIERGPLVYCAEGVDNGGKALSLAVPMGAVFQPVSQPDKLGGIVALKGQTDNSITLIPYYAWAHRGANEMAVWFGQKKP; this is encoded by the coding sequence ATGAAGAAAGGATATCTATTACTTGCCTCCCTATTGCTGATCGGATCAGTGCAGGCCCAAGATTACCCCATCGTTCCGGTTCCATTCACGAGTGTATCGATCAATGGTGGTTTCTGGCAACCACGACTCGCTACAAACCGGACCGTTACCATTCCCTTTGATTTCAAAAAATGCGAAGAAACAGGCCGTATTGATAATTTCGCCGTAGCCGGAAAGATCAAAGAAGGGAGCTTTCATGGTCTTCGGTATGACGATTCTGACGTTTTCAAAGTGGTTGAAGGCGCATCGTACTCCCTGCAAACGCAGTACGATGCCAAACTCGATCACTACCTGGATAGCCTGATCACCCTGTTTGCCGCAGCTCAGGAACCTGATGGTTATCTCTACACTATTCGCACGATTTTAAAAGATGGTGCCAACGCCAAGGATAACCAGGCTGGTCCAACCCGATTTTCCTACGTAGCGGGTAGTCATGAATTATATAATGTTGGGCATATGTACGAAGCCGCCGTTGCACATTTTCAGGCAACGGGGAAACGGACGCTCTTAAACGTAGCGCTAAAAAATGCTGATTACTTGATGAAGACAATTGGTCCTGATAAGCTGATCGTTGTACCGGGTCATCAGGAAATTGAAATTGGCCTTGTTAAGCTGTATCGGACCACCAATGATCAGCGTTACCTTGATTTTGCCCGTTTTCTGCTGGATATGCGTGGTCGTTCTGACAAGCGGCCTCTGTTCCCCGATCCTGCTCAGACAGGACAGGGGTCCAGCTATCTACAGGATCATCTGCCGGTCACGCAGCAAAAAGAAGCTGTGGGCCATTCAGTTCGTGCGGGGTATATGTATGCCGCCATGACGGATATTGCCGCTATACAGCAAGATAAAGCGTATACAGAGGCTTTGAAAACGATCTGGAATGATGTCGTAGAGCGAAAACAATACCTGACGGGTGGTTTGGGTGCCCGCGGACATGGTGAAGCATTTGGTGAAGCGTATGAATTACCCAACGACGTTGCGTATGCCGAAACCTGTGCTGCTGTAGCAAATATGCTTTGGAACCATCGTATGTTTCTGTTGACAGGTGAGGCCAAATTCATGGATGTATTTGAACGGGTTCTGTATAATGGTTTTCTGGCCGGTGTATCGCTGGATGGTGATTCCTTTTTTTACGTTAACCCGTTGGCTTCCGATGGTAAACGAAAATTTAACGTAGGACAGGCCGCAACCCGGGCCCCCTGGTTCGGTACGTCCTGTTGCCCCACTAACGTTGTGCGCTTTCTGCCCTCCCTGCCGGGCTATGCCTATGCTACTACAGGCAAGGACTTATTCGTTAACCTGTTTCTGACAAACTCAGCAAAACTACTGGTGGACAAAAAGCCGGTCGTACTGGAACAAAAAACGAGTTACCCCTGGTCTGGCTCTGTGGCACTCACCGTTCGACCCCGTGCTGCGCAGACCTTCGACCTGATGGTTCGCATCCCTAGTTGGACGCTCGGTAAACCAATGCCCGGTAATCTGTACGCCTATGTAAATGCAATAGGTGCTGCGCCAACGCTCAAGGTAAATGGTAAACGCGTTACCTATTCAATGGATAACGGATACGCCCGTATTCACCGAAACTGGAAGCCGGGCGATCAGGTTGAGCTAATTATGGAAATGCCCGTGCGGCAGGTAATTGCCCGCAGCGAAGTAAAAGACGATAGTGGTCGGGTCGCAATCGAACGTGGCCCACTTGTGTATTGTGCTGAAGGAGTCGATAATGGCGGAAAAGCGTTGTCGCTGGCTGTCCCGATGGGAGCCGTATTTCAGCCTGTGTCGCAACCTGACAAGCTGGGTGGTATCGTCGCGCTGAAAGGACAAACGGATAATTCCATTACCCTGATCCCCTACTATGCCTGGGCACACCGCGGGGCCAACGAAATGGCGGTCTGGTTTGGGCAGAAAAAGCCCTAG
- a CDS encoding sensor histidine kinase, whose amino-acid sequence MSTHNQCSEFTILLVDDRPENLISLEEMLDRPGRQFIKAMSGNEALRHALKNDQIGLIMLDVQMPGMDGFEVARILKSNPKTKDISIIFVTALSKEEQYVMKGFEEGAVDYLQKPLDINVTRAKVNVFEQLYFHQRNLKRTAFELHKINKQLEKFVYIVAHDLKSPLTGLIAALSILEMENEDRDADPESNEYVGYAKSAAYHMSNMINDLLEYSRKSIAEQTIEEVNVQELLNQMARLLFLPRHITLRIHEPMPILKTRKLKLQQVFQNLISNAVKYNDKPAGHIEVGVEDKGNDYEFFVRDNGPGVSVADQESIFKLFYTADNAPAITESSTGVGLNILKMLVEEQGGKIRIESEPGQGATFFFTWSK is encoded by the coding sequence ATGTCGACCCACAACCAATGCAGCGAGTTTACCATTTTATTAGTCGATGACAGACCTGAGAACCTGATCTCACTAGAAGAAATGCTCGACCGGCCAGGCAGGCAGTTTATCAAGGCAATGTCCGGTAACGAAGCGCTGCGCCATGCGTTGAAAAACGATCAAATTGGCCTGATCATGCTGGATGTGCAGATGCCTGGCATGGACGGCTTCGAGGTAGCCCGCATCCTGAAATCCAACCCCAAGACGAAGGATATTTCCATCATTTTCGTGACGGCGCTCAGCAAAGAAGAGCAGTACGTCATGAAGGGATTTGAAGAGGGGGCTGTTGACTATTTACAGAAACCGCTCGACATTAATGTCACCCGGGCTAAAGTCAACGTTTTCGAGCAGCTCTACTTTCACCAGCGCAACCTGAAGCGCACAGCTTTTGAACTCCACAAGATCAATAAGCAACTGGAGAAATTCGTCTACATTGTAGCCCATGACCTCAAATCACCCCTTACCGGTCTGATTGCAGCTTTATCCATCCTGGAAATGGAAAATGAAGACCGTGACGCCGACCCGGAAAGCAACGAATATGTTGGCTACGCCAAATCGGCGGCATACCACATGTCGAACATGATCAACGACCTGCTCGAATATTCCCGCAAGAGCATAGCCGAGCAAACGATTGAGGAAGTAAACGTTCAGGAATTACTGAACCAGATGGCCCGGCTGTTATTCCTGCCCCGCCACATTACTCTCCGGATTCATGAGCCAATGCCCATTCTGAAAACGCGCAAACTCAAGCTTCAGCAGGTGTTTCAAAACCTGATCAGCAACGCGGTCAAATACAACGACAAACCCGCTGGCCACATTGAAGTAGGCGTTGAGGATAAAGGGAACGACTACGAGTTTTTCGTGCGCGATAACGGTCCCGGCGTTTCCGTAGCCGATCAGGAATCGATTTTCAAACTCTTTTACACCGCCGACAACGCGCCTGCCATTACTGAAAGCAGCACCGGTGTCGGCCTTAACATTCTCAAAATGCTGGTAGAAGAGCAGGGTGGAAAAATCCGGATCGAGTCTGAGCCGGGGCAGGGCGCTACGTTCTTCTTTACCTGGAGTAAGTAG